The following are encoded in a window of Roseimaritima ulvae genomic DNA:
- a CDS encoding ABC-F family ATP-binding cassette domain-containing protein, whose amino-acid sequence MAVLLQIRDAYKRYGDQVLLDGAEASIVDDVKLGFVGRNGAGKSTLLRIMLGDEELDSGEVIHHPRLRVGYLRQHDPFQPGESALDFLMRDSGQPDWKCGEVAGQFELKGRYLEGPVKELSGGWQTRVKLAALLLHEPNLLLLDEPTNFLDVRTQILLEHFLRDFRQACLIVSHDRAFLKATCSQTMDLSRGKLTMYPGKIDDFLTYQEERREHDLRVNATVIAKQKQLKRFIDKNRAKASTASQARSKSKQLERLQTTEIEVDLPTVNIRPPRVDPRQGTAIRTTDLAIGYPDHTVATDIQLEIEHGDRAAIVGDNGQGKTTLLRTLTESLPPVEGSIRWGHHCEIGVYAQHVYTTLPEDQTVLEFLEYQSNADTTTQQILAVAGSLLFRDEHVQKKIKVLSGGERARLCLAGLLLGTYNILVLDEPGNHLDVETVEALAEALLEYQGTVIFTSHDRYFMKRIASSIIEVRDGSVKNYLGDYDAYLYAMNKEVDEGERERNANKKPAGGRAAKASHDPRAEQRDQRRTQKEIKNLERKIAKLDEQKKELNDELLTCSDPEKALELHNQIETLGKELESIETRWCELNQDAW is encoded by the coding sequence ATGGCCGTTCTACTGCAAATTCGTGATGCCTATAAGCGTTATGGGGATCAAGTTCTGTTGGACGGCGCCGAGGCGTCGATCGTCGACGACGTCAAATTGGGCTTTGTTGGGCGAAATGGAGCCGGTAAATCGACGTTGCTGCGGATCATGCTGGGCGACGAAGAATTGGACTCCGGCGAGGTGATTCATCATCCGCGGTTGCGGGTCGGCTACCTTCGCCAGCACGATCCCTTTCAGCCGGGGGAGTCGGCGCTGGACTTTCTGATGCGTGACAGCGGCCAGCCGGATTGGAAATGCGGCGAGGTGGCGGGCCAATTCGAACTGAAAGGTCGTTATCTGGAAGGCCCCGTCAAAGAACTTTCCGGAGGCTGGCAGACCCGTGTCAAGTTGGCGGCCTTGCTGCTGCATGAACCGAATTTGCTGCTGCTGGACGAACCGACCAACTTCCTGGACGTCCGCACCCAGATCCTGCTGGAACATTTTCTTCGCGATTTCCGCCAAGCCTGCCTGATCGTGTCGCACGACCGGGCGTTCCTGAAAGCCACCTGCTCGCAGACGATGGACTTGAGCCGTGGCAAGTTGACGATGTATCCTGGCAAGATCGATGACTTCCTCACCTACCAGGAAGAACGCCGCGAACACGACCTCCGTGTCAACGCCACGGTGATCGCTAAACAGAAACAGCTGAAGCGATTTATCGACAAGAACCGAGCCAAAGCCAGCACGGCCAGTCAGGCGCGGTCCAAATCAAAGCAGCTGGAACGATTGCAGACCACGGAAATCGAAGTCGATCTGCCCACCGTCAACATCCGTCCTCCGCGAGTCGATCCGCGACAGGGCACCGCCATCCGCACCACGGATCTGGCCATCGGCTATCCCGACCACACGGTCGCCACCGATATCCAACTGGAAATCGAACACGGCGATCGCGCGGCCATCGTGGGGGATAACGGTCAAGGGAAAACGACGCTGTTGCGGACGCTGACCGAATCGCTGCCACCGGTCGAGGGCTCGATTCGCTGGGGACATCACTGCGAAATCGGCGTCTACGCCCAGCACGTCTACACGACTTTGCCGGAAGACCAAACGGTGCTGGAGTTCTTGGAGTACCAGTCCAACGCCGATACCACCACGCAGCAGATTTTGGCGGTGGCCGGATCGCTGCTCTTCCGCGACGAACACGTACAGAAAAAGATCAAGGTGCTTTCCGGAGGCGAACGAGCTCGGTTGTGTTTGGCCGGTCTGCTGTTGGGCACTTACAACATTTTGGTCCTGGACGAACCGGGTAACCACTTGGACGTGGAAACGGTCGAAGCCCTGGCCGAGGCGTTGTTGGAGTACCAAGGCACGGTGATCTTCACCAGTCACGACCGGTACTTCATGAAGCGTATCGCTAGTTCGATTATCGAAGTTCGCGACGGTAGCGTGAAGAACTACTTGGGCGATTACGACGCCTACTTGTACGCGATGAACAAAGAAGTCGACGAGGGCGAACGTGAACGCAATGCCAACAAGAAGCCCGCCGGGGGGCGAGCCGCGAAAGCTTCGCACGACCCTCGCGCCGAACAACGCGATCAGCGACGAACGCAAAAAGAAATCAAAAATCTAGAACGTAAAATTGCCAAGCTGGATGAGCAGAAGAAAGAGCTGAACGACGAATTGCTGACTTGCAGCGATCCGGAAAAAGCTCTTGAATTGCACAATCAAATCGAAACCCTCGGCAAAGAACTCGAATCGATTGAAACCCGCTGGTGCGAGCTCAATCAGGATGCCTGGTAA
- a CDS encoding SAM-dependent methyltransferase: MTDACFVMIGCQRGAEATLKSQLADQDWRLAFSRPGFVTFKHDGPVETLPSNPFARTVSRSVGKARAAQITDLLTALDSTIAGLQTQRDQPFDQLHVWARDRAVVGEFSFEPHATNPLAVDIADRVFAHVKPQGHVAAHAPNLTAGSGQDILDIILVDPGEWWFGWHKATSLPTRWPGAIQPIDADKPVVSRAYFKIAEALAWSGLPMRPGDRVMEIGSAPGGACQRLLELGFVVTGIDPADMHQDVMSHRNMTHIRARAEDLKRSEYRDAKWLVVDANIKPAKTLWSVEQIVGHRDTRIQGMLLTLKLGSYERAAEIPHWIDKVKRWGFEKVDVRQLATGRCEVCLAAQK; the protein is encoded by the coding sequence ATGACCGATGCTTGTTTTGTGATGATTGGCTGCCAACGCGGCGCCGAGGCGACGCTTAAATCGCAGCTGGCCGACCAAGACTGGCGACTGGCGTTCTCTCGTCCCGGCTTTGTGACGTTTAAACACGACGGCCCGGTCGAAACGCTGCCCAGCAATCCCTTTGCACGCACCGTCAGCCGGTCAGTTGGCAAGGCTCGTGCTGCTCAGATCACGGATCTGCTGACCGCTTTGGACTCAACCATCGCGGGCTTGCAGACGCAGCGTGACCAGCCCTTTGATCAGCTGCACGTTTGGGCTCGCGATCGTGCGGTGGTGGGCGAGTTCAGTTTTGAGCCGCACGCCACCAATCCGCTCGCAGTGGACATCGCCGATCGTGTCTTCGCGCATGTCAAGCCGCAGGGCCACGTCGCCGCGCATGCTCCCAACCTGACAGCCGGTTCTGGGCAAGACATCTTGGACATCATCCTGGTCGACCCCGGCGAATGGTGGTTCGGCTGGCACAAAGCGACATCTTTGCCGACGCGATGGCCGGGAGCGATTCAGCCCATCGATGCGGACAAACCGGTCGTTTCGCGTGCCTATTTTAAGATCGCCGAAGCGTTGGCCTGGAGTGGTCTGCCGATGCGGCCCGGCGATCGCGTGATGGAGATCGGAAGCGCGCCCGGTGGCGCCTGCCAGCGGCTGTTGGAACTGGGATTTGTGGTCACCGGGATCGATCCGGCGGATATGCACCAGGATGTCATGTCGCACCGCAACATGACGCATATCCGAGCCCGTGCCGAAGATCTGAAACGATCGGAATACCGTGACGCCAAGTGGTTGGTGGTCGACGCCAATATCAAACCCGCGAAGACGCTGTGGTCGGTGGAACAGATCGTCGGCCATCGCGACACCCGCATCCAAGGCATGCTGCTGACCCTGAAATTGGGCAGCTACGAACGAGCTGCGGAAATCCCTCACTGGATCGACAAAGTCAAACGCTGGGGATTTGAAAAGGTGGACGTGCGGCAACTGGCCACCGGCCGCTGCGAAGTCTGCCTAGCCGCCCAAAAGTAG
- the gmd gene encoding GDP-mannose 4,6-dehydratase, giving the protein MGKSALITGITGQDGSYLAELLLAKGYTVHGVVRRSSTFSTERIDHIYRDPHEQTRLHLHYGDLTDGQALTNLTLDVEPDEIYNLGAQSHVRVSFDQPVYTLQTVGVGALNVLEAARLLNRHKPVRVYQASSSEMYGEVLETPQTETTPFNPQSPYACAKVYAFHQTVNYRHSYDLFACNGILFNHESERRGETFVTRKITRAATKIKMGLQNKLYLGNLDAKRDWGYAKDYVKAMWLVLQQDQPDDYVIATGVTETVRSFLDLVFGQLDLNWRDYVEIDPRYFRPSEVDLLIGDPTKAREKLGWVAETNLRELARIMVTHDLELARREAHADSYVAEE; this is encoded by the coding sequence ATGGGGAAGTCGGCACTGATCACGGGGATCACCGGGCAGGACGGCAGTTATTTGGCGGAATTGCTGCTGGCCAAGGGCTACACGGTTCACGGCGTGGTCCGTCGCAGCAGCACGTTTTCCACCGAACGCATTGACCATATCTATCGCGACCCCCATGAACAGACGCGGCTGCATCTGCACTACGGCGACCTGACCGATGGCCAGGCCCTAACGAATTTGACGCTGGATGTGGAACCCGACGAAATCTACAACCTGGGCGCGCAAAGCCACGTGCGGGTGTCCTTCGACCAGCCGGTGTATACGCTGCAAACCGTAGGCGTGGGGGCCCTCAACGTGTTGGAGGCCGCTCGGCTGCTAAACCGCCATAAACCCGTTCGCGTCTACCAGGCGTCCAGCAGTGAAATGTACGGCGAGGTGTTGGAGACGCCGCAAACCGAAACCACGCCTTTTAACCCACAGTCTCCCTACGCCTGCGCCAAGGTCTACGCGTTTCATCAAACGGTAAATTACCGGCACAGCTACGACCTGTTTGCTTGCAACGGGATCCTGTTTAATCACGAGTCGGAGCGGCGCGGCGAAACCTTTGTGACTCGCAAGATCACCCGCGCGGCGACAAAAATCAAAATGGGGCTGCAGAACAAACTGTACCTCGGCAATCTGGACGCCAAACGCGACTGGGGCTACGCCAAAGACTACGTCAAAGCCATGTGGTTGGTGTTGCAGCAGGACCAGCCGGATGATTACGTGATCGCTACGGGCGTTACCGAAACCGTGCGCAGCTTCTTGGACCTGGTGTTCGGGCAATTGGATTTGAATTGGCGGGATTACGTCGAAATCGACCCGCGATACTTCCGCCCCTCGGAAGTCGACCTGTTGATCGGCGACCCCACGAAAGCCCGCGAGAAGCTGGGCTGGGTGGCCGAGACCAACCTGCGCGAATTGGCGAGAATCATGGTCACTCACGACCTGGAACTAGCCCGCCGCGAAGCCCACGCGGACAGCTACGTAGCCGAAGAATAA
- a CDS encoding reverse transcriptase family protein, with amino-acid sequence MTERTTDLATIFRGIEQAGTIDAYVDGQLRERGFLVERRATDDMSQRELARYKKELKQEAAEKRKLRAVAWKAYKTQNIVFLGEGVFWNDALDWDKWDLENAEARAAENELPPLDKPQQLAEALQLTISQLRWLAYHRDVATSIHYRRFTIPKRDGSERAIWSPRPTLKAAQRWVLRNIVERLTVHGATHGFLAGRSIASNAAAHTDSQMIVKMDLKDFFPTVTYPRVRGIFRHAGYREQIATLLALLCTEAPREIVEEDGQTLYVSLGPRCLPQGAPTSPALTNVICVKMDRRISGLAQKLGWRYTRYADDMTFSLPSNTGKAKTKQDANPAPLIGWVKRIVADEGFRVHPDKTRVIRKGGRQAVTGLIVNGTGAPRVPRKTRRMLRAAMHNLSKGIPLRDDETLATLQGYIAFIAQTDPEQAQRLKEQLA; translated from the coding sequence ATGACCGAACGCACCACCGATCTAGCCACCATCTTTCGCGGCATCGAGCAGGCGGGCACCATCGATGCCTACGTCGACGGGCAACTGCGCGAACGCGGTTTTCTGGTCGAGCGTCGCGCGACCGACGATATGTCGCAGCGTGAACTGGCTCGCTACAAGAAAGAGCTTAAGCAAGAAGCCGCTGAAAAACGCAAGCTCCGCGCTGTGGCTTGGAAAGCCTACAAGACGCAAAACATCGTCTTCCTGGGCGAGGGCGTGTTCTGGAATGACGCGTTGGACTGGGACAAGTGGGACCTGGAAAACGCCGAAGCCCGAGCGGCTGAAAATGAATTGCCGCCGCTGGACAAACCACAGCAATTGGCCGAGGCGCTCCAGCTGACGATTTCTCAGCTGCGATGGCTGGCCTACCACCGCGACGTGGCCACCTCGATCCACTACCGTCGCTTCACGATTCCCAAACGCGATGGCAGCGAGCGAGCCATCTGGTCTCCGCGACCGACGCTCAAAGCCGCTCAGCGATGGGTGCTGCGGAACATCGTGGAGCGATTGACGGTGCACGGGGCGACGCACGGATTCTTGGCCGGCCGCTCGATCGCCAGCAATGCCGCGGCGCATACCGATTCGCAGATGATCGTCAAAATGGACCTCAAGGATTTTTTTCCCACGGTGACTTATCCAAGGGTTCGAGGAATTTTTCGGCACGCTGGCTATCGCGAACAGATCGCCACGCTGTTGGCTTTGTTGTGTACCGAAGCACCTCGCGAGATCGTGGAAGAGGACGGCCAGACGTTGTACGTGTCTTTGGGGCCGCGTTGTTTGCCGCAGGGGGCGCCAACCAGTCCGGCGCTAACCAATGTGATTTGCGTCAAAATGGATCGCCGCATCAGCGGGCTGGCTCAAAAGCTCGGTTGGCGGTACACCCGCTACGCCGACGACATGACATTCAGCCTGCCTAGTAACACCGGAAAAGCCAAAACCAAGCAAGACGCCAACCCGGCACCGTTGATTGGCTGGGTCAAGCGGATCGTGGCCGACGAAGGCTTTCGCGTGCATCCCGATAAGACGCGGGTGATCCGCAAAGGCGGCCGGCAAGCGGTGACGGGTTTGATCGTCAATGGCACCGGAGCTCCTCGCGTGCCTCGAAAAACTCGTCGCATGCTACGAGCGGCGATGCACAATCTATCAAAAGGCATACCGCTGCGAGACGACGAGACGCTGGCCACGCTACAAGGTTACATTGCCTTCATCGCCCAAACCGATCCCGAGCAAGCGCAGCGTCTGAAAGAGCAGCTCGCTTAG